GATTAACTCTCCGGGCAAGAGTGTGGAGATCTACACAAGACTCCTGGGTGAAGATGGGAGGCCTCAGGTGAGAAGGGAAGAGGTTGAGGTGGGTGGAGATGAACCGCTCAGGGCCGAATTGGAGGCTTTCCTTGAGGAGATTGGTGAACAGGAGAAGACGAATCTGGCTACAGGGGAGGAAGGGAGAGATGCCCTGGTGGTGGCCTTCAAGATTCTCCAGTTGATCAGAGAAAGGAGAGCCAGGATAGGAATAGAGTGACCATCTAAGTCCTTCGATTCATAAATTCGATGACGAATTCATTCACTCAGGACAAGTGCTGAGTGAGCAACCTATTGAAGCACTAAGTCCAGACGCCCGTTTTGTACCCCAAGCAGTTGGTCAAGAGATCATGAGTTCAAAAAGAGTCCTCATAGTTGCCGGCGAGGCATCCGGAGACATGCACGCTGCGAATCTGGTCAGGGAACTGAAGAAGCTTGAACCCGAGTTCTCGTTTTTCGGAATAGGCGGTTCCAGGATGGAAAATGCAGGCGTAGAACTTCTGAGGCGGACCGAGGAACTGTCGGTTGTTGGGTTTAGTGAGGTACTTTCCAAGCTGGGGGCGATAAGGGGAGCAATGTCTCACCTTTTCAGAGAAACCTCCAGACGAAGGCCGCATATGGCTGTGCTTGTAGACTATCCGGGGTTCAATCTGAGATTTGCCAGACTGATAAGAGGTTCGATCCCGAAGATTTTCTACTACATTGGTCCGCAGGTCTGGGCCTGGGGCGGTTGGAGGACCAGGTCTGTGTCCCTTTTGTTTGATGGTCTCATATCTGTGATTCCCTTTGAATGTGACCTGTATGAAGGGACACGACTGGAGTGTCACTTCGTTGGACACCCCATCCTCGATCTGGTGAATCCGAAGGTTTCAAAAGAAGATTTCCGTTCTGAGTGCTGTTCCAGAAGTGGTCCGCTCATAGGCATGGTGCCGGGGTCGCGGAAGGAAGAAGTGAGGAGGATACTGCCTATCATGCTTCGCTGTGCGAAGATGATAAGAGAGAAGAAGAAGGAAACCTGCTTCGCCATTGGAGTGGCAGAGACTATCGACACGGGATTTGTCAGATCTCTGTGCGAGAAGATTTTCGAAGACGTTTTAGTCCTCGAGGGGAAGACATATGAGGTGATGCAGGCCTCTGATTTGCTGATGGTTGCATCCGGCACTGCAACGCTTGAGGCTGCAATACTGGGCATTCCCATGTTTATCATCTACAAGACTTCTCCTCTAACCTGGGCACTGGCAAAAGCGCTTATTAAGGTCAGGTCTGTGGGACTTGTCAATATCATAGCGGGACGAAGGATCGTTCCCGAGTTCATACAGTTTCAAGCGACTCCGAGAAAGATATGTGATCA
This sequence is a window from candidate division TA06 bacterium. Protein-coding genes within it:
- a CDS encoding lipid-A-disaccharide synthase — encoded protein: MSSKRVLIVAGEASGDMHAANLVRELKKLEPEFSFFGIGGSRMENAGVELLRRTEELSVVGFSEVLSKLGAIRGAMSHLFRETSRRRPHMAVLVDYPGFNLRFARLIRGSIPKIFYYIGPQVWAWGGWRTRSVSLLFDGLISVIPFECDLYEGTRLECHFVGHPILDLVNPKVSKEDFRSECCSRSGPLIGMVPGSRKEEVRRILPIMLRCAKMIREKKKETCFAIGVAETIDTGFVRSLCEKIFEDVLVLEGKTYEVMQASDLLMVASGTATLEAAILGIPMFIIYKTSPLTWALAKALIKVRSVGLVNIIAGRRIVPEFIQFQATPRKICDQILFLLSNRERMEETKKALSEVRSRLGSPGASRRAAEIILDLSEKRCNLSASR